From Candidatus Syntrophoarchaeum caldarius, the proteins below share one genomic window:
- a CDS encoding sirohydrochlorin cobaltochelatase: protein MRDMEKDKIALVLVGHGSVLAYNREMIEALANMIKERGVYDIVEHSFLQLNEPLLEDVLMGLASNGVGKIVVSPVFIAKGVHTTSDITEVIAKVKKKNPEIRIGYAEPFGADPRIVDILLDRAREAALQIE, encoded by the coding sequence GTGAGAGATATGGAGAAGGATAAGATTGCACTTGTGCTTGTAGGTCATGGGAGCGTTCTTGCATACAACAGAGAGATGATTGAGGCGCTGGCTAATATGATAAAGGAACGGGGAGTGTATGATATCGTTGAACACTCATTCCTCCAGTTGAATGAGCCGCTCCTTGAGGATGTCCTGATGGGGCTTGCATCAAATGGTGTTGGAAAGATAGTCGTCTCACCCGTTTTTATAGCAAAAGGTGTTCACACAACATCTGATATCACCGAAGTGATCGCAAAAGTCAAGAAGAAGAACCCTGAGATCAGGATCGGATATGCCGAGCCTTTCGGTGCAGATCCACGTATCGTTGATATTCTTCTCGATCGCGCCAGAGA
- a CDS encoding microcin C ABC transporter ATP-binding protein YejF encodes MSILEVHNLKKVYRLSDGGTKVALDGVSFQLEKGEILGIIGRSGSGKTTLMRILRGVLPFDEGRILMGGVECVPDSDREVKRRLKDMTAIHLQRSFAFWSAPAIENVMRRLYALKTDDETILPPDDSIEYEELHDRAMVLLEMVGLEHKAELPAHTLSGGEKQRLLLARQIAIEPEILLLDEPLTMVSPDAKREMINVIKKVHDTTGVSILLVSHMPKLHESLADRIIWIDEGRIIREGDVRSITSAFMEGIEPVLPITPLKDHIPIFKLSGVTKKYFNYNLSKVFEIRDIDLTIFRGEILGVIGPSGVGKTVLMRVLAGIELPDEGSLNFCTENGAVVDITKLGFASAMIRQKIGILHQEFGLTHHATVEEIVRGRTKFKEMSEDDLKQLSKKLDLKESILDFVLRLADMPPDSRNAILDGFELGEDELIEIYAAIPQVHLDMDYVLEMFGLLGLPSEILQRRAYELSGGERVRVALAVELASKPELLILDEPFGDLDPLTSRSISNLLKEVNKRIGTSICVVSHDRELLAETTHRIILIKDGEIKREFADEELLNL; translated from the coding sequence ATGAGTATTCTTGAGGTTCATAACTTAAAGAAAGTTTACCGCCTGAGTGATGGTGGCACGAAAGTAGCCCTTGATGGTGTGAGTTTTCAGCTTGAAAAAGGCGAGATTCTGGGAATAATCGGTAGAAGTGGCAGCGGAAAGACGACATTGATGCGAATCCTGCGTGGTGTGCTTCCTTTTGATGAGGGAAGGATCCTGATGGGGGGTGTTGAGTGCGTGCCCGATTCCGATCGAGAGGTAAAGAGGAGACTCAAAGATATGACCGCAATTCATCTCCAGCGCTCCTTTGCTTTCTGGTCTGCACCAGCAATTGAGAATGTTATGCGCAGGCTTTATGCATTGAAGACTGATGATGAGACGATTCTACCACCAGATGACTCGATTGAGTATGAAGAACTCCATGATAGGGCGATGGTGCTGCTTGAGATGGTAGGGCTTGAACACAAGGCTGAACTGCCTGCTCATACACTTTCAGGAGGTGAGAAACAGCGCCTTCTGCTTGCCAGACAGATCGCAATCGAGCCAGAAATTCTCCTGCTGGATGAACCACTGACGATGGTCTCACCTGATGCAAAACGTGAGATGATCAATGTGATAAAAAAAGTTCATGATACAACAGGTGTCTCAATTCTGCTTGTATCACACATGCCAAAATTGCACGAGAGCCTTGCAGATCGAATTATCTGGATCGATGAGGGGAGAATCATCAGAGAAGGAGATGTTAGATCGATCACGTCTGCATTTATGGAAGGGATTGAACCCGTCTTACCGATTACGCCACTTAAGGATCACATCCCGATATTTAAGCTCAGTGGTGTAACAAAGAAGTACTTCAACTACAACCTCTCTAAAGTCTTTGAGATCCGAGACATCGATCTAACAATTTTCAGGGGAGAAATTCTCGGCGTGATAGGACCATCTGGTGTTGGTAAAACCGTGCTGATGCGTGTTCTTGCGGGGATAGAACTACCTGATGAGGGTAGCCTTAACTTCTGCACAGAAAATGGCGCGGTGGTTGATATCACAAAACTTGGATTTGCGAGCGCGATGATCCGTCAGAAAATCGGTATCCTGCACCAGGAATTTGGTCTGACTCATCATGCAACGGTTGAGGAGATCGTGCGCGGTAGAACGAAGTTCAAGGAGATGAGCGAGGACGATCTGAAGCAGCTTTCGAAAAAACTCGATCTGAAAGAGAGCATACTTGACTTCGTACTACGACTTGCAGATATGCCCCCAGATTCACGAAATGCGATTCTCGATGGATTTGAACTCGGTGAGGATGAGCTTATTGAGATATATGCTGCCATACCACAGGTTCATCTTGATATGGACTATGTGCTGGAGATGTTCGGGCTTCTTGGCCTTCCCAGTGAGATATTGCAACGACGTGCTTACGAACTCTCGGGTGGGGAGCGGGTGCGGGTTGCACTTGCGGTTGAACTTGCTTCAAAACCAGAATTACTGATACTCGATGAACCGTTCGGAGATCTCGATCCACTGACCTCCCGATCGATCTCCAACCTCTTGAAAGAGGTAAACAAGAGAATTGGAACATCGATATGTGTTGTGAGCCATGACAGGGAATTGCTGGCAGAAACAACACACAGAATAATCCTTATAAAGGATGGAGAAATTAAACGTGAGTTTGCAGATGAGGAACTGCTAAATCTATAG
- a CDS encoding FO synthase, subunit 2-like protein: MLQENSYIHSDQNERTMVVTWKDEEIADIMDKVLSGRRLTREDGLRLYRSDDLFQIGYMANTVRSRMHGKNAYFVVNRHINPTNICVNRCKICAFAKSVGEDGAYLLSVDEILNMLRSGIHSPPFEVHIVGGLHPDIGIDYYTTLIRGIKEISPDIFVKALTAVEVDHIAKVSGMDVASVLTSLKDAGLDAMPGGGAEIFSRRCQMIGWEKKIEGDRWLDVMRIAHSLGIKSNATMLYGHFETNEERIDHILKLRSLQDDTGGFQAFIPLPFMPDNTSFEGMRGCRRCGGVDDLKTIAISRLMLDNFAHIKAYWIGLGIKTAQVSLSFGADDLDGTIVDEQIFHAAGARSDAGMKQDELIGFIEEAGFSPLERDGAYRILGYVKR; the protein is encoded by the coding sequence ATGTTGCAAGAAAATAGTTATATCCATTCAGATCAAAATGAACGCACAATGGTTGTTACGTGGAAGGACGAGGAGATTGCAGACATTATGGATAAAGTTCTCTCGGGCAGACGACTTACGAGAGAGGATGGGTTGCGCCTCTATCGCTCGGACGATCTCTTTCAGATTGGATACATGGCAAATACGGTGCGATCCAGAATGCACGGGAAAAACGCCTATTTTGTTGTAAACAGACATATAAACCCCACAAACATCTGTGTTAACAGGTGTAAGATATGCGCATTTGCCAAAAGTGTTGGGGAAGATGGAGCATATCTTTTAAGCGTGGATGAGATCCTGAATATGCTTCGATCAGGCATTCATTCTCCCCCTTTTGAGGTTCACATCGTTGGGGGGTTGCATCCAGATATCGGTATTGACTACTACACAACGCTTATACGTGGAATCAAAGAAATTTCGCCAGATATCTTTGTCAAAGCACTAACTGCAGTGGAGGTAGACCACATCGCAAAAGTTTCAGGAATGGATGTTGCGAGCGTCCTCACCTCCCTCAAAGATGCAGGACTTGATGCGATGCCAGGAGGGGGAGCCGAGATCTTCAGCAGGCGGTGTCAGATGATAGGATGGGAGAAGAAGATAGAAGGGGATCGCTGGCTTGATGTGATGCGCATCGCACATTCTTTAGGAATTAAATCAAACGCTACAATGCTTTATGGGCATTTTGAGACAAACGAAGAGCGTATAGATCATATCCTCAAATTGAGGTCGCTTCAGGACGATACAGGTGGTTTTCAGGCGTTCATACCACTCCCTTTTATGCCAGATAATACCAGCTTTGAGGGAATGCGTGGTTGCAGACGGTGTGGTGGAGTGGATGATTTAAAGACGATAGCGATCTCACGGCTTATGCTTGATAACTTTGCACACATCAAAGCATACTGGATCGGGCTTGGCATCAAAACAGCTCAGGTATCGCTATCATTTGGAGCGGACGATCTTGATGGGACGATCGTCGATGAGCAGATTTTTCATGCAGCAGGTGCAAGATCAGATGCTGGTATGAAGCAGGATGAACTTATCGGCTTCATAGAGGAGGCAGGTTTTTCTCCGCTTGAGCGGGATGGGGCGTACAGGATTCTTGGATATGTGAAACGATGA
- a CDS encoding ABC transporter substrate-binding protein encodes MEQTGLIDSIELVKGTPRELIGKLRQKELDISAISSIEYCRGDEELLLIPGVSITAYRSVESVILLSKYPFKELDQRTISLSNASSTSQTLLKILLEYYYGIKPVYFECEPDPMSMLMDSDAALLIGDLALVASWNEDDLFKYDLSKEWHRFTGMGMSYAIWVIREEYAISEPEEAARVSHGIKDAMRAGEANLDRVAAIGSDEKLPQDRLKRYFRQLSFNFDDKDIKGMEFFFKKAFELGFVEHMPTIRFFGD; translated from the coding sequence ATGGAACAGACCGGGCTTATTGACTCGATTGAGCTTGTGAAGGGGACGCCGCGAGAGCTTATAGGTAAACTACGCCAAAAAGAGCTTGATATATCTGCGATCTCTTCGATTGAGTACTGCAGAGGTGATGAAGAGCTTCTTTTGATCCCTGGAGTTTCAATAACCGCTTACAGATCTGTTGAGAGCGTGATACTCCTCAGCAAGTATCCCTTTAAAGAGCTTGATCAGCGAACGATTTCGCTTTCAAACGCGTCTTCTACCTCTCAGACCCTTTTAAAGATTCTGCTTGAGTATTATTACGGGATCAAACCAGTTTACTTTGAGTGTGAGCCAGATCCTATGAGTATGCTCATGGATTCAGATGCAGCACTTTTAATTGGTGATTTAGCGCTTGTGGCGTCATGGAATGAGGACGATCTCTTTAAATACGACCTCTCTAAAGAATGGCACAGATTTACAGGTATGGGAATGAGCTATGCGATATGGGTTATCAGAGAAGAATATGCTATAAGTGAGCCCGAAGAGGCTGCAAGAGTTTCACATGGGATTAAAGATGCAATGCGGGCAGGAGAAGCAAATCTTGACCGCGTTGCAGCGATTGGATCGGATGAAAAACTTCCGCAGGATCGGCTTAAACGCTATTTCAGGCAGTTGAGCTTCAATTTTGATGATAAAGATATAAAAGGTATGGAGTTTTTCTTCAAAAAAGCATTTGAGCTTGGTTTTGTTGAACACATGCCCACAATAAGATTTTTTGGAGATTGA